From the Ictalurus furcatus strain D&B chromosome 19, Billie_1.0, whole genome shotgun sequence genome, one window contains:
- the lta4h gene encoding leukotriene A-4 hydrolase, with protein MVPVTDPCSFSSFSHCVTRHVNLYYHVDFDSHVLKGKVALTVEVLQDKFSDLTLDTIDLKIFKVSANGQAAKFTLGEKQGYKGSPLEISLPFELSRGQHVIVEIEFETSPKASALQWLTPAQTAGKKHPYLFSQCQATHCRSMLPCQDTPSVKHTYYSQVSVPKELIALMSAVRDGQEPDPSDNSRIIYRFRQPVPMPSYLIALVVGALESREIGPRSKVWSEKEYVDLAAFEFSETERMLKIAESLAGPYVWGHYDLLVLPPSFPYGGMENPCLTFATPTLLAGDRSLATVIAHEISHSWTGNLVTNKTWEHFWLNEGHTVYLERMIGRSMEGEQFRQFKAMGGWKELQESVNHFGANNVNTNLVPNLEGVNPDECFSSVPYEKGFALLYHLEELMGGPEVFMGFVKSYIQMFAYSSVSTDDWKNYLFTYFKDKVDILNKVDWNAWMHTPGMAPVKPKYDTTLADACTALAQRWVKAKDADLSGFSEADVKQLSSHQLIEFLAVLLQEEPLPVSHVKRMQEVYNFNSVRNAEIRFRWLRLCVKAHWEEAVPLALKMATEQGRMKFTRPLFREVYNFPKFSDEAVKTFKEHSGAMHFVTATLVSKDLKISQA; from the exons ATGGTTCCTGTGACAGACCCCtgctccttctcttctttctcccaCTGTGTTACTCGCCATGTGAACCTGTATTATCATGTAGACTTCGACAGCCATGTGCTGAAAGGGAAGGTCGCTCTCACAGTGGAGGTTCTGCAGGATAAATTCTCAGATCTG ACTCTAGATACGATTGACCTAAAGATCTTCAAGGTATCAGCCAATGGCCAGGCTGCAAAGTTTACCCTGGGAGAGAAGCAGGGTTATAAAGGCAGCCCTTTGGAGATCAGCCTGCCCTTTGAGCTCTCACG TGGGCAGCATGTGATTGTGGAGATCGAGTTTGAGACGTCTCCAAAGGCTTCGGCTCTGCAGTGGCTCACTCCTGCACAAACCGCTGGGAAAAAGCACCCGTACCTTTTCAGCCAGTGCCAG GCTACTCACTGCAGGTCTATGCTGCCCTGTCAGGACACTCCATCAGTGAAACACACCTACTATTCCCAG GTGTCGGTGCCCAAAGAGCTGATCGCACTTATGAGCGCAGTGCGTGATGGTCAGGAACCAGATCCGAGTGACAACAGCCGAATCATTTACCGCTTCCGACAACCA GTGCCCATGCCTTCTTACCTTATTGCGCTTGTGGTGGGAGCCCTAGAAAGCAG GGAGATCGGGCCCAGGTCCAAAGTATGGTCAGAGAAGGAATATGTAGACCTGGCTGCATTTGAGTTCTCTGAA ACGGAGAGGATGCTGAAGATTGCTGAGAGTCTTGCAGGGCCATATGTTTGGGGACACTATGATTTGCTGGTGCTGCCTCCGTCTTTCCCCTATGGTGGCATGGAGAACCCCTGCCTCACATTTGCAACACCTACTCTACTG gCTGGAGACCGGTCACTTGCTACT GTCATTGCTCATGAGATTTCTCACAGCTGGACTGGAAACCTGGTGACTAATAAAACCTGGGAGCATTTCTG GTTGAATGagggacatactgtatatctggaGAGAATGATTGGCAGGTCGATGGAGGGAGAGCAGTTCAGGCAGTTTAAAGCGATGGGAGGTTGGAAAGAGCTACAGGAGTCT GTGAACCATTTCGGAGCAAATAATGTCAATACTAACCTGGTGCCAAACCTGGAAGGTGTCAACCCTGATGAATGCTTCTCCTCTGTGCCTTATGAGAAAGGTTTCGCTCTCCTCTACCATCTGGAAGAGCTGATGGGAGGcccag AGGTGTTTATGGGCTTTGTGAAGTCCTACATCCAGATGTTTGCCTACAGCAGCGTGAGCACTGATGACTGGAAAAACTACTTGTTCACTTACTTCAAAGACAAG GTGGACATCTTAAATAAAGTGGACTGGAATGCATGGATGCACACTCCAGGAATGGCCCCTGTGAAGCCAAA GTATGACACCACTCTAGCAGATGCCTGCACTGCACTGGCCCAGAGATGGGTGAAG GCTAAAGATGCTGATCTGTCAGGCTTCAGTGAGGCTGATGTAAAGCAGCTCTCCTCTCATCAGCTGATTGAGTTCCTggctgtgctgttacaggag GAacctcttcctgtctctcatGTTAAGCGAATGCAGGAGGTGTATAACTTCAACAGTGTCCGGAACGCTGAGATCCGTTTCAG gtGGCTGCGTTTGTGTGTCAAAGCGCATTGGGAAGAGGCTGTTCCTCTGGCTCTGAAGATGGCCACAGAGCAAGGCAGGATGAAGTTCACACGCCCACTCTTCAG
- the elk3 gene encoding ETS domain-containing protein Elk-3 encodes MESAITLWQFLLQLLLDQSHKHLICWTSNDGEFKLLKSEEVAKLWGLRKNKTNMNYDKLSRALRYYYDKNIIKKVIGQKFVYKFVSFPDILKMDPQAVELGREGGSIMLQEAESDGGEGEESPKLSLSSLRSPAGRNEYLNSGLYSSFTVSSLQGPPPLLHPVKVEKRRGVERGEEGPTVIRFVTNRSEKAVPLPSSPAPTSSEVFFSSKASPNSSRSSSPSHSPSYSRRLSPEARMDESEQNAQPLNLSSGHRERAQVQASPLERRSSTNGLPPKARKPKGLEISAPSILLSGNDLGSIALNSPALPSGSLTPAFFTAQTPSGLLLAPSPLLSSIHFWSSLSPVAPLSPARLQGHGSLFQFPTLLNGPLPVHLPNLDSSSSSSSLLLSSSTPKS; translated from the exons ATGGAGAGTGCCATCACGTTGTGGCAGTTCCTGTTGCAGTTGCTGCTGGACCAGAGCCATAAGCACCTGATCTGCTGGACGTCGAATGACGGCGAGTTCAAGCTGCTCAAGTCTGAGGAGGTGGCCAAGCTTTGGGGTCTGAGGAAGAACAAAACGAATATGAATTACGATAAACTGAGCCGAGCTTTGCGCTACTACTACGACAAG AATATTATAAAGAaggtgattggtcagaagtttgTGTACAAGTTTGTCTCGTTTCCCGACATCCTGAAAATGGATCCTCAGGCGGTGGAGCTTGGCAGAGAAGGGGGCAGCATTATGTTACAAGAGGCCGAGTCTGATGGAGGGGAGGGGGAAGAATCTCCAAAACTCTCTCTGTCATCGCTGAGAAGCCCCGCTGGCAGGAACGAATATCTTAACTCTGGCCTATACTCATCTTTTACTGTTAGCTCCCTCCAAGGTCCGCCTCCACTGCTGCATCCAGTCAAAGTGGAGAAAAGGAGAGGGGTGGAACGAGGGGAAGAAGGACCAACCGTGATTAGGTTTGTCACCAATCGGTCAGAGAAAGCAGTGCCCCTCCCCTCCTCTCCTGCCCCTACCTCATCAGAGGTTTTCTTCAGCTCAAAAGCCTCCCCTAATTCCTCTCGTTCATCATCCCCGTCTCATAGCCCATCCTACTCACGGAGGCTGAGCCCAGAGGCTCGGATGGACGAATCAGAGCAGAACGCTCAGCCTCTCAATTTATCATCCGGCCACAGGGAGCGAGCCCAGGTGCAAGCCTCGCCCCTTGAGAGGAGGAGTAGCACCAATGGACTTCCTCCCAAAGCTCGGAAACCCAAAGGTCTGGAAATCTCAGCTCCTTCCATACTGCTTTCAGGAAATGACCTGGGTTCCATTGCCCTCAACAGCCCTGCATTGCCCTCAGGGTCCCTCACACCAGCCTTCTTTActgcacag ACTCCCTCGGGTTTGCTGCTGGCTCCAAGCCCTCTTCTATCCTCCATTCATTTCTGGAGCAGTCTGAGTCCTGTCGCTCCTCTCAGCCCAGCACGACTACAGGGACACGGATCCCTTttccag